In the Mycolicibacter sp. MU0102 genome, one interval contains:
- a CDS encoding Bax inhibitor-1/YccA family protein, with translation MRETSNPVFRSLPKQGGYAQFGTGMAGATQQMSQTYQVDPSLAQYQQREVTRPLTIDDVVTKTGITLGVLSVAAIISFFLVSANQALAGPLTFIGAFGGLAVVMVAMFARKQDNKAVVLSYAVLEGLFLGAISWVLTAFTVGTGNAGSMIGQAVMGTLGVFGGMLVVYKTGAIRVTPKFTRMLVAGMFGVLALMIGNLVLSLFGVGGGEGLGLRSGGTLSIIFSLVCIGIAAFSFLIDFDAADQLIRAGAPEKAAWGIALGLTVTLVWLYLEILRLLSYFQSE, from the coding sequence GTGCGGGAGACCAGCAACCCGGTATTTCGTTCGTTGCCCAAACAGGGCGGCTACGCGCAGTTCGGAACCGGTATGGCCGGTGCCACTCAGCAGATGAGTCAGACCTACCAGGTCGACCCGTCGTTGGCGCAGTACCAGCAGCGGGAGGTCACTCGCCCGCTGACCATCGATGACGTCGTCACCAAGACCGGCATCACGCTGGGCGTGCTGAGCGTGGCGGCGATCATCTCCTTCTTCCTGGTGTCGGCCAACCAGGCGCTGGCCGGCCCGCTGACCTTCATCGGTGCGTTCGGCGGCCTGGCCGTGGTCATGGTGGCCATGTTCGCCCGCAAGCAGGACAACAAGGCAGTGGTGCTCAGCTACGCGGTGCTCGAGGGTCTGTTCCTCGGTGCCATCTCCTGGGTGCTGACCGCCTTCACCGTGGGGACCGGCAACGCCGGCTCGATGATCGGTCAGGCCGTGATGGGCACCCTCGGGGTGTTCGGCGGCATGCTGGTCGTCTACAAGACCGGGGCCATCCGGGTCACCCCGAAGTTCACCCGGATGCTCGTCGCCGGCATGTTCGGTGTGCTGGCCCTGATGATCGGCAACCTGGTCCTGTCGCTGTTCGGCGTCGGCGGCGGTGAGGGCCTGGGCCTGCGCAGCGGCGGCACGCTGTCCATCATCTTCTCGCTGGTCTGCATCGGGATCGCCGCGTTCAGCTTCCTGATCGACTTCGACGCAGCCGACCAGCTGATCCGCGCCGGCGCGCCGGAGAAGGCCGCCTGGGGCATCGCACTGGGCTTGACCGTGACCCTGGTCTGGCTGTACCTGGAGATCCTGCGGCTGCTGAGCTACTTCCAGAGCGAGTGA